TTTTCTGGGCTCTGTAAACAATTCTGTGCCTGGAACCATCTGATAAGTCTATCAGAGGCTTATGATCTGCAACAGGGCTGCTCTGGTGCTGGTCAAGGAACAACCATTGTTGCCTGCTGCCCTCTGATCCTGGCAAAAAGAGATCCACCATTGGCTGCTGCCCTCTAGTGCTGAGGAAttaggatacagggctagataagccattggtctgacccagtatggctactcatattcTTATGGAGagcttgttttccaaacagtgaccaagccaggtcacaagtacctggcagaaacccaaatcgtggcaacattccatgtagaagcccgaagaatagcaagattccggaatcctaaagtgacaagattccatttagaatctcaaagagtagcaacattccatgtagaaccctgaagaatagcaagattctggaatcctaacgaGCAACAagattccatttactactactactactattactactactatttagcatttctatagcgctacaaggcgtacgcagcgctgcacaaacatagaagaaagacagtccctgctcaaagagcttacaatctaatttagaatctcaaagagtagcaacattccatgtagaaccccaaagactagcaagattctagaatcctaaagagtaacatagtagatgacggcagaaaaagacctgcatggtccatccagtctgcccaacaagataaactcatatcaggcaccatgagagtcgaagggaatgaaaattgtagattgtccagtacgatcattggttctgctgtgttgctgggtgtggggatttacggtggatcggtggggtaagcctttttgaggaggttggtttttagtgatttcctgaagtttaggtggtcatcgATTGTTTTCACCGTTTttggggagtccattccatagttgtgcgcttgtgtaagagaaactggatgcgtaagttctttgtatttaagtcctttgcgaTTTGgctagtgtaggtttaggtatgatctagcAGAACCgactctgtttcttgttggtagatctatcaggtctgtcatgtatcctgtgactacgccgtagatgattttgtggaccaaagtgcagattttgaagatgagccgttctttgattgggagccagtgcagcttttctcggaggggtttagcactttcgaatcgtgttttacctaATATCAGCCTGGACATATAGTCGAGTTTGTGAAGAACTATTGGCAACTTTGGCGTCACTGGTTGTTTCCATGCTGCCACAGTCGAAAACGTACTGGCCACGAAAACATGGACTGCCAGCTTACAGAGTTCTTTCTTAATTTCCCTTGGTTTaaagtgtgagagacagtgtgggTGGCTAAGttcaattaatttatttatttgttgcatttgtagcccacattttcccacctttttgcaggctcaatgtggcttatattatgccgtagtggcgaacgccattatcggaatgagaaatacagagtggtattgcattaaagttcacaaatgatagagtaaattatagaataagttagataatcagttcatttccggcgtgagaaataaggtggtagtgcgttaacgtccattagtgacagagtgattgaagcagtcaggtatagagagtttggttttgtcaggTTCTGGTacagtttcgttgtctggtatttaggatggatcattgtgatatgtctttttgaacaggttggtctttagtaattttcggaaggttgttaggtcgtgtattgtttttatgacatttggtagtgcattccatagttgcgtgctgatgtaggagaaactggatgcatatattgatttatatttaagtcctttgcaactggggtagtggagattcaagaatgtgcgtgctgacctttttgtgtttctggttggtaagtctatgaggtctgacatatatgctggggcctcgccgtgaatcatttgatgaagtacataagtattgccgtactgggacagaccaaaggtccatcaagcccagcatcctgtttccaacagtggccaatccaggtcacaaatacctggcaagatcccaaaaaagttccatacattttatgttgcttatcccagaaataagcagtggattttccccaagtcagtttaataatggtctatggacttttcctttaggaagctgtccataccttttttaaaccccgctaagctaaccacctttaccgcaGTAATATTTCAGACCAAAACTGCTGAGCCAGCGAGCATGTCCACCAGATGTGGTACATATCCCCCagcgccccctcccccaatttcaCTAAAATAAGCCATATCCCCTGCCAAAAATATGGTGCAGGCGCCGAGGGGTGTAGTACTAGTGATATAATATCTTGTACCCATTTTCCACCGGATTAGCtgaaactgaaaccccaagaaggtACTTAAAGTATTTTTCCCACTGGGTGAGCTCATATATACTAGTggtatagctacgtggggcctgagggggcctgggccccctgtagattccagcctggacccccctcccggagaacccgccgccgcctaccttcacttttgctggcgggggaccccactccccgccagccgacgtcttctccatcctgctcctgctgttgcatgcattgctgacgtcagcaatgcatgcaacaagagcaggagcaggatggagaggatgttggctggcggggagtggggtcccctgccagcaaaagtgaaggtaggtggcggcgggggagggttcgcggcagGAGGGGATCAGAAAAGACaggggcggcaatggcggcggggggggggggggcggcgccggggggggagggctaaaatgtgccccctcccctcgggctttggacccccctcccatggaagtctggctacgcccctgaacacAGCTCATACCATTTTCCCATTATCATCCAGCATAATCAGAGCTAAATATAAGCGAGAAATGCAACCCCGTCCACTGCCCAACCTCACATTCTGTTTCTCTAGTCTAGAGTACATGATAACTTTTTTCACAGTTAACTAGGGCTGTCCATCGATCGAAACTTTTAATTGCATGActaatcatgattaaaaaattTAATCGTGGTCTTGATCATTTGATCCAAATGTAATACAGTTGAAAAAAATTTAGCATTAGAGAATCCACGAACGTGGCGAACTCAACGAAgtcccacggatagtcacaatacaacaaagcagtgggtaaaaaaccaggagtcccagagtggagatgaacaaaattttattaatcaatatatcgactcgacacaacgttgtgtttcggccaaaaggcctacatcaggagtctaacaataaaaacaatatgTGAACATAATGTAATGATAATGTATATGAGACAATAAtacctaaaaataaaacaaaacaaaaaataaatatatagtttAGAGTGTAAAATGAAGACCAAAACAGCAAAATACATTCACACTATAATGGTCACtgctgtggccgaaacacaacgttgtgtcgagtcgatatattgattaataaaattttgttcatctccactctgggactcctggttttttacccactgctttgttgtattaTAAATTTAGCATTTACACAtggaggagtattttcaaagcacttagacttgcaaagttccctatggatctttgtaagtcttaagtgctttgaaaatgagtcccatagtttactttttttttttttaattgatcctAAACATTCAACCAATAACTTTGATTCCATCTCCTGCTGTCTCCCTCGCCTTCCCTCCCGACACTGTCTCCTCCCTTCCCACCATCCTTGATTaccattttttccttttcttttttctcccctctctcctatGGGCACCCTCTCCCATCCCCTATTTCTAgcatctgtctctccccccccccttgaggtCCCCATCTTTTTTTCGCTCCTTTTTTCTCCTCCTGGACACCTCTTCtttgtcacatctctctctctcgcacccCATTACCATGTATTTCtcgctcttctcctcctcccctgcatCTTTGGCTCTGTTCCTGTTTCTCCCGCTGCAGCTGCCCCTCCGCCTCACATCTCTGGTTCTTCTCCTTTCTCCCGCTgttgccccctccttccctgaatTTGTTCTCTTTCTCCCGCCGTTGCCACCCCTCCCACACATCTCTCGCTCTTCACATCTTTCTCCCACCgttgccccctcctccccctcatctctggctcttctctttctgctgccACCGACGCCgcccacttccctccccccccccccggtgcactcCATATCTTTCTCCCTTGTTTTTGGCTGGCAGTGCGAACTCTtcttacctctccagcagcccccACTCCTCTGCAAACTccatctccctgtttctcacagcCGCTGCAGTGAAAGCATACTTCTGTGTCGCCGGTGCCGAAgcctctctgtaacaggaagttccgcctcctctgacagaacttcctgtttcagagagaGGCTTGGAGCTGGCTGACACGCAGTGTGCTTTGAGTGCAGTGGCCGTgagaagcagggagaaggagctgcAGAGGAGAGAAGTGCGCCGGGGAAGAAAGACGTGCAGGCAGAGGAATGTTtacagatgggggggagggagaggcgtTAACTCGTGTTAAAAATTTTAACAGGAGTTAAACATTTAACGCGTTAAATGTACAGCCTTACTGTTAACACATTCTTTCGTCTTACAGTGCAGTTTCAGTACATTAATGTCGTTCCCTTCTCTAATGGGTATCAGAtatgagggaaggggagggaggggagaggggggcaaaTAGGAGTCGGTTGAGGATACCTCTCGTCCATTGTCATGTGGGGTCATCAGAGCCCAGACCCCGCGGGGCACGGATGAGGGGGAGAATGCAATAGAGAGAGAGGGTAGCCCCGTGGATGGGATAGATTAATATTTAACGAAATGTACCGGCGATACATCTAGGTGGAGTTAAGGTTTAATTTCAGTGGGCCGGAAGTAATATTTCGGATTCATGTGGAGTGGACTGATagaagcaatgggggggggggggggtaaatggggAAGTtaggggataggggagaaaatgttcaacaaaaaaagttttggatgatGTTCATAACTGGGTTGTATTTATTCAGCATGATCCGCCTGCGGAATTTATACAGTGAAATGTAATATTCTGGTTTAACATGCTGAAAtcttaataaaaattgtttaaacataatgtCGTTCTCTGTTTGCACAGATGCCAGCATGTCTCTCGACACCATGAAGCAGAGTCCCTGGTGTAAAGTCGCCTACTGGGAGCACAGGACTCGTGTGGGACGCCTCTATGCGGTGTACGAACCGTCTGTCTGTATATTCTATGACCTACCTCAAGGAAACGGCTTCTGCCTAGGGCAGCTGACGCTGGATCACCGCAACGAGACAGTTGAACGCACTCGAAGCAAAATTGGATACGGGATTTTACTCAGCCGGGAAGCAGACGGCGTTTGGGTGTACAACCGCAGCGAGCACCCCGTTTTTGTTAACTCCCCGACGCTGGACGTTCCCAACTGCCGAACCTTGCTTGTGGAGAAAGTGTTGCCAGGCTACTCCATCAAAGTATTCGACTACGAGAAATCCTGCCTCCTGAAGCAGGCCAACGAACCGGCCGACGTGGACGGGCCGTACGATCCCAACAGCATCCGGATTAGCTTTGCCAAAGGCTGGGGCCCCTGCTACTCCCGACAGTTCATTACGTCGTGTCCGTGCTGGCTGGAAGTGTTACTCCGCAATAAGAGATAACAGCATGCCTGCACCAGATTATCACCTACctaaatttaatataaaaaggtttatatattatatggaAATATATATTGTACTTGTAAATATGGAGTCCTTTTTACAGTGTAATTATTTATCTATGCTCAATGTGTATATGGACAAAGTTCAAAAGGCACTTTGGCTTATACAGTTCTTTCAGTacagatttctttttttaagCCTCTGCAGCAGAATTAGGCAAAACACCTACTTCGGGTGTTTTTTTTCATACCCAGGCAAAAAGCTAATACCAGGTAGTCATTACGAATAAAGCATTTGCATCATTCACGTCTGGGCTCCATCTTTCTCCATGTGCAGAGGCCGCAGGGTGTCGCTGGTATTCTCATTCTTTGGGGCTAACGAACGTTCTGGGATCAGCATATGTAAATAACCTAATGGGCCACTCGAAACCTGTCGCCAAATGATTTGGAAGatagaaggagaaaaaaaaaaattcatgaaatgttttgtgccttatttttgTTTCGGAGCTTTGAAGAGCTGCTCCTTCTGCTGGGTTCTTTGTCCTTCTTTCTAAATAATAATGTCGCTGTGCAGCTCATCATCGGTACCCCAGGTGCGGGTAGTGTGAAAAGGCATGAGCAGCTCAATAGGAAACTCTTAGGATCTTAAAGCAACGGGAAGGTATGAGAAATGCAGAGAGGATGACATGGAGAATCCAGCTGCATCCAgagtgggggagggcaggggtggtATAGGGTTGCCGGCCTATAGCTTTGGGGGTGGCTAAGCAGGTGACATTCAAAAATGCGACCATCTCTGGGGGAAAAGTGACTGAAGTCCCCAGAAACAAAAAactgaggttttaatgaattctgagaGTGAACAGTTATAATGCAAAAATCCAAACCTCATCCTtttctgtaacatagtaaatggcggcagataaagacctgaaggtccatccagtctgcccaacaagataaactcatttacatggtatatgatactttatttgtatacccaagtttgatttgtccctgcctttctcagggcacagactgtagaagtctgcccagcactgttcttgtactaaacagttctgaagctaacgttgaagccccttaaaagttacactccagcccatccatatctatacaGTCACGATCaaagcgtagaccgtagaagtctgcccagcaccagttttgcttcccaattaccagcatcaccacccaatctctgctaagattccgcggatccattccttctaaacaggattcctttgtgtttatcccacgcatgtttgaattccattaccattttcatctccaccacctcccgcaggagggcattccacatatccaccaccctctccgtgaaaaaatacttcctgacattagtcctgagtctgccccccttcaacctcaattcatgtcctctagttctaccaccttcccatctctggaaaaggctcgtttgcggattaataccttttaaatatttgaatgtctgcatcatatcacccctgtctttccttttctccagggttCATGTTCAGGTCCTCTCCTCATGTGTCTTgctacacaaatcccataccattttggtcgcttttctctgaaccacttcaagtctttttatatagcaagacacggcctccaaaactgaacacaatactccaagtggggcctcaccaacgacttgtagaggggcatcaacacctcctttcttctgctggttatacccctctctatgcagcctagcatccttctggccatggctgtcgccttgtcgcattgtttcttcaccttcagatcctcagacaccaacaccccaaggtctctctcctgagtcgagcttactaatctctcccctcctatccggtatctctcttttgggtttccgcaccccaagtgcatcactctacacttcttggcattaaattttaactattggATTTATGAATCTTCGGAATGAAATATATCCGTGGGACCACAGGATAGGATCTGTATAAGTATTTGAACTCTCTGAGGGTGATGATTCCCTTTTGATTGGCTGTAAGTAAAACACTTCGTACCTCCATTTGAAAGCGGTAAGTGGGATCAGTAGTTAAAGCCTCATAGTATGTGAAATCTGCTAACTGGCGATTGGCTTCCTGTATGTATTGATCTTTATCCTGTAtaactatgcccccccccccccctttgtcagCTCTAAGAATTGTAAGTGTAGGATCCTGCTGGAGGTCCATTAATGCCTTCCATTGATCCCTGGTAAGATTATCAATAGGATTGTGGATGTTCTGTTCCAGCCTACAACATTAAGGTGATAGATTGTTTATCAGTAAACATAGGTTACCATCCATTTGGTTGCCTCCAGGTCCACCGGACAATGCAATCGAGACATTTTCTCAATTAGTACTAAGGGATGTCGCTAGGCTGATACAGAACAACCACAATCCTATTGATAATCTTACCAGGGATCAATGGAAGGCATTAATGGACCTCCAGCGGGATCCTACACTTAAGAATTGTCTTTATTCACGCTACAAAAGATTTTGAAAAATGCAGATAAAACCTATACTTAGAAAagtgagggacccttttactaaaccgtggtaaaaagtggcctgaggtggcgtaggcgcgtgtattgggcgctcgccgggccagtttttaccgtgacTGCAaagaaagggctttttaaaaaatgggatgggaaaagagcttgcagtaaaaatgaaaccagtgcccaaaaccagcctgagcccttaatgccacccagtGATCTGgaggtaaaggctcacgcgctacatgTGCGGTGATCGGTCAGCACGCGCCAAGTGCCGATTTCTGCCGGAAACGACACCCGGAGGaggaaattaataaataattgatccaggcgttatgggcgcTTGCCAAATCTGCAATTACCGCCAcacacagacgttcaaatacttgaaaggtattaatccgcaaacaaatcttttctggagatgggaaggcggtagaacgagaggacatgaaatgagattgaaggggggcagactcatgaaagatgtcaggaagtattttttcacggagagtgtggtggatgcttggaatgctctcccgcgggaggtggtggagaggaaaacggtaacggaatttaaaagtgcatgggataaacataaaggaatcctgttcagaaggaatggatcctaaggagcttagccaagattgggtggcagagccggtggcgggaggcggggatggtgctgggcaaacttatacggtcttggcagagccggtggtgggaggcgggactggtggttgggaggtggggatggtgctgggcagacttatacggtctgtgccagagccggtggttgggaggtggggctggtggttgggaggcggggatagtgctaggcagacttatacggtctatgccagagccagtggtgggaggcggggctggtgattcggaggcggggctagtgctgggcagacttatatggtctgtgccagagccagtggtgggaggcggggctggtggttgggaggcggggctagtgctgggcagacttatacggtctgtgccctgaaaaggacaggtacaaatcaaggtaaggtatacacaaaaagtagcacatatgagtttatcttgttgggcagactggatggaccgtgcaggtctttttctgacgtcatctactatgttactatcgggctcattttcaaagcacttagcctcccaaagttccatagaaacctatggaacttagcctcccaaagtgctttgaaaatatgcctcattgtaatACATCACACAATGCACATTACAAATTCTTATCTTCAGCAGTTCCAATATGATGTTTCttgtgatgtaaaaaaaaaaaaatcaccagttCTTCCATAAACTGTCAACTCTCATCAGTAGAAGCAATGACGACATGTTCAGATTAGCCACAAAATCAAAAAGTCACCACCAACCACTTTAAATTCCACTACTGAATAAATAAACTCCGTCACTGTGGCTTTTGCTGTTCTTAGTGTTGAGAATCTGTTCCTGCTCACTGGCCACTGCAACCGATAACGATCGGAAGAGAAATGGGAGATTGTGATTTTTGCAGCTGGGGCACCCAAATAAGTCCTTATTCTGAGGGGAAGGGTCTCCCACATGCTACAATTCCAGGTCTTCATTaagaagtgtgtggggggggggggggctgtagaaaCGCTGTTGCCCACCAGCTAATCCAAACTGCTTGCTCACTCCAAGCAAATGTTCCTTTAAAATCTACACTGTTTCAATCCCATGAACAAAATTGACCCAACGGATCTAGCACTTATTCATGTCTcggtctcagtggcgtagccacaggtgggccagggcccacccacttagggctcaggcccacccaacagtagcacatgtttagcggtagctggtggggatcccaagctctgtcagctgaagactttcccctgatagtaacaaaattctactctccacaatactggcacctgcccgtgctctactactactactacttaacatttctagagcgctactagggttacgcagcgctgtacagtttgacaaagaaggacagtccctgctcaaaggagcttacaatctaaaggacaaaaagtgcagtcaatcaagattgaggcagtctagatttcctgagaagtataaaggttaggtgccgaaagcgacatcgaagaggtgggctttgagcaaggatttgaagatgggcagggagggggcttggcgtatgggctcagggagtccgttccacgcatggggtgaggcgaggcagaaagggcggagtctggatcctgcactaaccactagcccaggggtaggcaactccagtcctcgagctgcaggcaggtcaggttttcaggatatccacaatgaataccatggaggcagtgcttgcaaatctatctcctgcaaagagacaaaccttagcagacagtccttctgcaatatcactgacaaatatgttaaaaagagatGGCCCGAGGACCAATCCCTGcgctacaccactgataacatccttttcaccctctgtttccttccatttaactagtttttaacccagtcagtcactttaggtcccatacccaGGACATTCAGTTTATCAGTCGCctatgcggaaccgtgtcaaaggttttgctaaaatccaagtacaccacatctagcgcccctcccacgtccaactacTTGGTCAGACAGTCAAAGAAGTC
This genomic interval from Microcaecilia unicolor chromosome 1, aMicUni1.1, whole genome shotgun sequence contains the following:
- the SMAD6 gene encoding mothers against decapentaplegic homolog 6 isoform X2; this encodes MFRSKRSSLLRRLWRSRAIAGGGGPEPRSRSGCCGGEWRAASGELQELRAMLRCARVRALVALLEAVESRGATGGGCLPLPLPPPQPPRPPPHLVLCRLFRWPELQHPDQLKALSGCQSQGPGGAGQGGSVCCNPYHFSRLCGPESPPPAYSRLSPNAEQKPLDASMSLDTMKQSPWCKVAYWEHRTRVGRLYAVYEPSVCIFYDLPQGNGFCLGQLTLDHRNETVERTRSKIGYGILLSREADGVWVYNRSEHPVFVNSPTLDVPNCRTLLVEKVLPGYSIKVFDYEKSCLLKQANEPADVDGPYDPNSIRISFAKGWGPCYSRQFITSCPCWLEVLLRNKR